GTTGAGTCCTAGGATGAAAAAGATAGATGAAGCAATTCAAACAGAAATGTTGTTTATCAATCAGTTTATCAATCAAAGAGATTTAGGTAATCCAATAGTGGTGAAAAACACAAAAGAGAGTGTGTGAAACACAACAAACCGGACAAAGGAACAGGGAACTGAAGGGCTTAAATATACGAGATGAACGGAAACCTAACAGGTGGGATCTATTTAATGAGAAACCAAGGAGACTAATGACCAGCAGGAACAAAGGAACACAGGAAACAAAAGAGGAGCAAATTAAAAGTTTTTGAAACTGAAACTATACGTCTAAAATAGCTACAGTAATTATGACATATACCAACCATCTTGATTTTCAGTTGTTTTAACTTGTTttaaagtttgtttttttatttgaaatcatCTTGAGACTcctggttgagaaccactgatctaAAGCCGTTGTAAATGTTTCTGGTCTTCTCACAGTTCCTCCCAAAGACGTCTGCATTCAGGTCTTCACGACGTCTGTCCGGGTTGGAGGAAATGCTCTGCTGAGTTGTTCCTGTAAGGCCGACCCACCGGTGTTTGAATACCAGTGGTCAATGGTTCAGTCGGGAGAAACGGTGATCATCCCCAAACGCACGCCCACCATCCGCATCTACAATGTGACCCGCGACACACGCGCTCAGTGCACCGCTACCAACAGACTGGGACGGGGGACGTCTTCCCTCACGGGACTCAATGTGCAATGTGAGTCATTGGCCTCGTGCCTCCTGATTTACACAATTCATTCcttctgtcattattttttattttgtggtttCAACCTTTTTCTGTGGAAGACAAAAGGAgacattttgaatcattttgttGCATTTGTATCCGAAAATATTTTGTGGGAAAGCAAACGTTTTGTGAGTGAACACAGCGTTTCATGGGGGAGCATTAAAAAAGCattgaaatatttgttttccctcTCATCTCATATTTTTCCCATCATCCTTTGCAAAGGCTCCATagaccagtgttattttagtattattaagAAACtagaatatttttattaatattttggaggtgtttttatttttatgtcttCTGTTATTACTttaattaaaggggtgatgaattgagaaatcaacttttccttgagcttttgatataaaggtcatggtaatataagaatatcctgtaagtttcaaaaCTAAAAACGTAATTGTCAAAGAAAAGATTTtaaagacaccaggcccagcaaacgatcGATTTGTGAATATGCCTCATCTTGACATCATCATGTAACAAAACACTGCCTCTGCAGAATAATAAGtatgtctaattcagtagccccgcccaccgactcatggaccTGTTcagatcacgctagccagcagcaataaacatgccgaagaagatagcaagatatcgcgctattcctggttgtggaagaacacagtcacttcatttcactgcggaatcgtttgtaaacaagtcttaGGTTgatactggatttgcagacatattgagattaaaacacaatgctgtgccttctatattggatcccaCAGGAAAGgagcaacacacttatgtgagtaaaatgttttCCAAAAGGGCTACCAAAACAGAATCCTGTTGGTAGGCTGCTGAATCTGCCCTCACTccctcttgacttgatatttgaagggtgcgcgcacgtgtgtgtgtgtgtgtgtgtgtgtgtgtgtgtgtgtgtgagcctgtttatgtggtttatgaggacacaaacttgtataactacatgggtattacactggtattacactataaatgtggtttatgaggacatatcatgTGAAAGAGATGAGAGACAtattatgagaaagtaaaaatgcagaatgtttcctgtgataggtaggtttaggggcaggggcagtgtaaggggatagaaaatacggtttgtacagtataaaaaccattacgcctatggagagtccctgtaaaccacatagaccaacgtgtgtgtgtgtgtgtgtgtgtgtgtgtgtgtgtgtgtgtgtgtgtgtgtgtgtgtgtgtgtgtgtgtgtgtgtgtgtgtgtgtgtgtgtgtgtgtgtgtgtgtgtgtgtgtgtgtgtgtgtgtgtgcagtttgCGCTTCTATCCACCGATCGGACGGGccaatacaaaataatattgcaatcaattgcgggtggatgagaaataactcattgtgtttgtttgacgtttacgagccctgtgatcgagagaatcattccggttgccgctttcaaaacaatcccttccTCATGAACTGACAGGGgggctgaagctcattaaatatgcaaatcttctccgaTCCTagccagcgttcaggagagagcctcaaaacgagtagcctattacttattagttatgatgtttttgaatttaaaaaaccACAcatgccccttaccattacgggccgaagtcacatctgcggtgactagcgagggtttatgatgtcaccaacccaggaagaagcttgttgtagtccaaaccggccatttttgtaggcaataaactgccgtaactttaaaagacaatatctccgtttccattgaactttcagcgctgtaactttgcagatactgtttatgctcaagcagcgacattacacactaactaaagttaaaaaagtgaaatcgcatgcaaccacccctttaactttggccatgtttagcatgagaatccaactctttaacagtataaataagtcagaatgcatgaaatagcattataTCTCccctttaatgtttattttatttcaagtaatgcattttttatggttctaggtttggttttatttttttaaccctgCCGTAAAAACCTGTGAATCATGCTTTGTTATAAAAATGTCTCATGTTGTACATGTCCATTATTCTCGTCTCTGTAGACAACCCTGTGATTCTGTCCAACTCGTCCTGTGATTGGGACGGGACGCTACTGTCCTGCTTCTGTGCCGTGGACTCAAACCCTCGTCCCGCAGTCACCTGGAGCATGAACGGGACTCACCTGCCGGACGGATATAATGcttctttttattatttcaacCACATACTGATGGCGACTCTCAGCGGGATCGCAGACACTCCTCTGCCGGTGGAATGTTTCGCAGTCAACTCACTGGGAAACGACTCTCGCGTACTGTTTGAGGCTCCTGATGGTACGCTACAGCTGATTAATGACATTTAGAGGATTATAGTTCAGACAAATATAAAGATTATGTCAATATTTACTCGTTGTTTCAAACCCAtattctgtttgttttttctgtGGAATACAATAATTCTGTATAGCTGATCCATAAACCCTGCAGATTTACAGAGATTAACCCTGCAGATCTTTCTGAGTGTTCCCATTCTATTAAATATATTAGTTGATAATATGATGATGCTTTTATCAACCAATAAGAATGTAGTAAAAACAGCTGTTTAACATAAATATAGTGTTGAAATCCATTCTGCAGATTTCTCCCTGAAATCAGGGCAGGACATTtagaaattattaaaaataaaaaataaaaatagccaCAAATGACTAGGAAAGTCGTTTAAATTTATGGGTAATGGTGTGAAAACCTGAATAACATTTGGATATTTaacttttaattatttataataattgtatatattcattaaatatattgtttaaatattataatatataaataatgtaatttaatgtTATACAACCTGAATAACATTCAATATATTGTtcattgtttaaatataatatataaataatatactttaaaaaaatatatattactaatttatgtattttatctGATGAATGATACATTATAAAGAGGAAGTTGTTTTTTCCGCAGGTCATCTGATATGGACTCTAATACCGACAGCATGTGCTGTGGTTTTCCTTCTGCTGCTGATGATTTTACTAATATTGTACTGCTGTTGCTGCACAATCAGAAAGTAAGTCACTAATGTCATGTGTGACTTATCATGTGCTTATGTCATTAACAATTCAGTTTTTTAGACATCTCACCTGATGAAATGTAAATAACATCTGAGCTCTTTTCCTGTTGAAAAGGAGACGTGCCATGGCCTACAGACCTGCAATACATCCAGAGAATCTCAGCATCTATCAGGAGCGCATGCCGCTCTACATTAACTGCAGTGAGGTCACACACATCTACACCAATGGCAGCTACCAGCTCATCTATCAGAACTGCACTCCACTTTTTGTACGAAGCAAACAGGTAAAAAGCAATGAAAAGTCAATCAAAAAAGTCGGTTTGATGTTTGGTTGACCAATGAGTAGAAGAGGCATTTCATTGCCACCCACATGTAGAGATTGGGTGCTTCTCATATATATTAAAGGCTGCGTCTCAATTTGACACATTCTAATTCACAAAAAATAACTGGCAGAAAACGAGACATAATTATGAAATgtgagatttttattttattttattttatttttttgcactaTTGTATTAAAAGCCagttaatatatattttcaatacaacatattttgagcttccacaagaaccaatgaggttcattctcatgttacgcagcacatttgagctttagcaagaaccaatgaggttcattctcatgttacgcggcacatttgagctttagcaagaaccaatgaggttcattctcatgttacgcagcacatttgagctttagcaagaaccaatgaggttcattctcatgttacgcatcatgtTTCAGCTTCCGTGTAACAATATTAGTCTGTCCaaatttcattcatactacCCATAGTCATACTAGAGTGTACTTACAATCATGAAGTAAATTCAAGTGCATTACCTAATCAGAGACGCCACATGATATTGGCAACAATAGTCATCCGCTGCTACAGGTGAATGAATTAAGCTTGATGACATTTTACTTGATCTTTTAAAcgtagaattaaaaaaaaaaatagatttgaGATTTTTTTCAGCAAAATGCAATCTGTATTTATAAAAGGCATGTGAAATAAATAATGGAGATAATTAGTTGCATTTGATGTTGAAATGCAGCCATCTCTATGTGACAGATTCATAAGAGACAAAGACGAGGGGCCAGACGACAGCGAGAGCAGCGGGAGAGACAGATCGCCGTCACAACAGACTCTGACACGGCAATCTATGTGGAGGTTATATGATAACAACATTAACATCTTCATCTATGAATCCTCATATAACAGAAGGAAACGTgcctgtgtgtgtttatataacCATTCTGATGATTTCTACTGTGTGTTTTCACTAAAAACTGAGTATGTGCTGGTGCTTCTGTAGCCTCcacaaataaagaaataaaaaaactatGTGTTTGGCAGCAGTGTGAAGAATATGAAAAAATGCATGCGAGTGAATATTGTTTGTTAGGCTGTTTGCAAAAagggaatttaaaaaaaaaaaattatgtattatGCATATACAGGTGCtgatcatataattagaatatcatcaaaaagtgaatttatttcacaaaactcattttgcctgaattactgcagcaatgcggcgtgccatggagtcgatcagtctgtggctcggctcaggtgttatgagagcccaggttactctgatagtggccttcagctcttctgcattgttggttCTGGCAtattgcatcttcctcttcacaatacctcatagattttctatgggatTACGGTCgggcgagtttgctggccaattaagaacagggataccttgtccttaaaccaggtactggttgctttggcactgtgtgcaggtgccaagtccttttggaaaattaaatctgcatctccataaagttggtcagcagcagaagcatgaagtgctccaaaacttcctggtatacgtctgcgttgacctttgacctcaaaAAACACAGTGgcccaacaccagcagatgacatgccACCCCAAACCATcgctgactgtggaaactttacactggacctcaagcaacgtggattgtgtgcctcgcctctcttcctccagactctggtaccctgatttccaaaggaaatgcaaaatttactttcatcagaggacataactttggaccactcagcagtcctttttgtcttaaGCCTAGGCGAGACACTTCTGACACTGTCTGTTGTTAAGAGTGGCTTGATACAAGGAATGCAACCGCTGTAAATGTCTTGCATACATTTGTGCGTAGTGGTTATTGAAGCGCTGACTTCAGCTGCAGTACACTGTTTGTGAATCTCTCCCACATTTTtaaatgggttttgtttcataatcctctccagggtgcggttattcCTATTGcttgtacttttttttctaccacatcttctCCTTCTCTTCGCCTCTCTATTattgtgcttggacacagagctttGTGAACAGTCAGCCTCGTTTGCAATGACATTTTGTTTCTTGCCCTCCTTTTGCAAGGTATCAATGGTTTTCTTATGGAAAACtttcaagtcagcagtcttccccatgattgtgtagcctacagaactagattgggagaccatttaaaggtgtcttcaatattgaaactttttagcctgacaagccagacccacatcaagatgtttggtctggaaactcaccattgacagctcaatctgaggggcgggataaacggttgtctttcaaactccctctgcacacgataggatagcgctacaaccaaccagagcaacgaaggtgaaacagagctcgctgatagattaaacattcgccgtatccggtcggcaaaactccgaacacatcttccctttttaagaatgacttcagtgccgttctttgttcttttctcagagaaaagcttaactccaagtcttccagagtcgcggtcaaagctgattcgaaagaccgccgccgttcgccagtttctgtgtttactagaagcacgcaaatgcaactcggccgtcgtcattatggccccgcccaccgactctatacacgatgtgattggcccggcaagagttaggggaaaacagctcagaagggtattgagagttgctagacgacactcgcgggcagattagatttcctgccgctagggtgcgtctagatttctaggctagaaacTTTTCACAattttctaattttctgagataatgaatttgggattttccttagttgtcagttataatcatccaaattaaaataaataaacatttgaaatatcgGTCTgagtgtaatgaatgaatatagtGCACacgtttcactttttgaatggaattagtgaaataaatcaactttttgatgacattcttattatatgaccagcatTACTGAAATACTCTGGCATTACTGAAATGAATAAGACATTACTGTAGAAGATGATAAAATCATAATTGAATAGATAAAAAGTGGCAATCAGTTGAACAGCTTATCAGTGATTTGCAATTCCATCTACAGTCATTTCAGGTTATTTAATGAACACCAAGCTATGAAAAGTCACATTCATGAATTTATACAAAAAGACGATTTTTTGCAAAATTGAAAAGGCCTTATCAAAAGAGGAATCTGTACATTCCAAGGACAATATATTGATATTATGCTAAAGGAaccatgaactgaaaatgtattttaggtCAGTCCTGAGGACAATAGAACTATACAAGTATAGAGTTTAATAGGAAACAATAACATGCCTAAGGCTGAGATTGGAACGAAAATGTGCAAAAGATTAAATTTGTTGAACACTAAGATTAATCTTGGCATGCGACCGAGAAAAAGGGAAACAATGTTTGCCTGATAAGTTGCTTTTCAGaggacattttaaagaaaacattGAATCTGGaaaatacaacatttattttacaaaaaacaacaacaactgggTGGTTGATAAATAAGCAGTAAAAAATTCTTATTTTGTAGTAAAATTTGCCCGATGGTATGACATAGAAAGAATTAGGATAATAGGGGTGTCGCACCAAAGGACAACTtgacacattccaaaaaaattatatttgaacgattctgagaCAAAATCTTACCATGTGCATGTGTCACATCTGAATGGGGTCCTTAAACTAATTAAACTTGTCAGTGGAATTGCCCAATATAAAATCAGGATATGGTGTCACACCAGAACATGTTTTTCAGTGACAAAAGTTTCTatgcttttagaaatatatGGATGGATATTTTTGTGTGCTATTTACTAAAATAGACATGTAAAATTATGTCTGGTGTGTATTTATTATCATTTGTATGCTTTTCTGTCTAATTTATAAAAGTTGTAGCCTAATTTATTTATCGATATTTGAGACAGTCACACTATATAggacaattttgagatttggctaaaaaaaactttctaATGTGTTTTACTGGATTTTGAATGATGAAAatactaattatattaattttatctTGTGTGACAGTGAAAATGCCATGCCACGTCACCAACCTAACTACGTGGAAGTCTGTTTATCAGcttttcagttttttattttgtgcagtGCTCATAGCAGTAAGAAAGGGAAAAGACTGAGGGACATCTAGAGACATGCTTATAATGCAAATAATATTGTATCCAACACTAAACTCTTATTTTTGGAAAAGTAATGATATTCCTTGCTATTCTTTGACAGCTCTCCGTTTGTAAATTAGCATAATGCATATGTACATTTGTAGTAGACTTTTGATAACttcattatttttctttcttctgaaaGTTTTGCAAATAGAACGgacctttattttattttattgctttGATTTCCGGTGAACCGTCACTCTGATACGCCTGTCGGCGGAAGTGATGTAACGTGTTGTGGATTGAGAGGGAGTTTGTATGCGTGAGTGTTCGTGAAAGTGTTCACACAAACTACAATTTTGAGGTCCGCGGACTTCGGACTTCGGTACAGTGTTCTTGATTTAATTCAATCGCGTGTCTGAACATTTCAGCCCTGTCTCTGTCGCGTTAATGACCTTTATAATGCAGCTCTATTGTTCGTTAACAGGGCACTGTGATTGTGAGTGAAGCATGCTAGTTAACTTAACTAACGTTAGTCGGTTTAATTGTCGAATATTACCCCAACTAAGTTACACCAGAGACATTGTAGACAGTCATTTGGTCCAAGTTGTTGGTGGTGCACTCAATCTCATATTACTATGAATGCCAGCTAAGTTAGTCTAACAGATGCTCAGTGTAAACAAAACATTCATGTTTCAGGATGCTAACTGTTATATAATCTTTTAGATAATGATTGAGTTGACATCTTacataattttgtgtttttgtgaggCCAAAGCAATATGACACAAATGCATATGTTTTTGCCTAATGCCTTTATGTCATATATTTGAGTAGAATATAATGAAGTATTATCTAGATTAGATTACAGCAAAAACGTGGGTAgaaatgtccatattttaaatgtCGTTATTGTAACATTTCTTGCATTCTTATTATGTGCATATTAGTTAATATCTGCCCCTAGTTTCcacaataattatatattactgtTATTTAGATTAAAACCTGCTTTGCAAGCCATGTTTCGATGTCTGATTTGTGATCGAATCATTCTATTGGGTCGACTCACAGATCGAGTG
This DNA window, taken from Pseudorasbora parva isolate DD20220531a chromosome 7, ASM2467924v1, whole genome shotgun sequence, encodes the following:
- the LOC137083562 gene encoding B-cell receptor CD22, whose protein sequence is MAPDAVIGLFTVMTACLWRTTHAASFSAPGRVSALEGSCLVLPCSFSPVPTAERMEVRLTRPRASFSMMLRPTVFSSHREEAIHPDFRDRTSLAGNLSSGDCSISISGIRKEDQNTYELQMRELGQRSWPGGTKIIVNVTDTPEPPEITDPGPVKEGQRVMLNCSVRLSCPSERPRLLWKWERGDQGGSSVHGDTELQLDPGQFPVMRTSLSFTVPQHSNPRVRCEVEYLKKRRSSATREILVHFPPKDVCIQVFTTSVRVGGNALLSCSCKADPPVFEYQWSMVQSGETVIIPKRTPTIRIYNVTRDTRAQCTATNRLGRGTSSLTGLNVQYNPVILSNSSCDWDGTLLSCFCAVDSNPRPAVTWSMNGTHLPDGYNASFYYFNHILMATLSGIADTPLPVECFAVNSLGNDSRVLFEAPDGHLIWTLIPTACAVVFLLLLMILLILYCCCCTIRKRRAMAYRPAIHPENLSIYQERMPLYINCSEVTHIYTNGSYQLIYQNCTPLFVRSKQIHKRQRRGARRQREQRERQIAVTTDSDTAIYVEVI